In Streptomyces seoulensis, the following are encoded in one genomic region:
- a CDS encoding MarR family transcriptional regulator has translation MDGKSRPPATPAQALTAMDDLIAAHLIGQQEMARRLNLTVTDLTCFGYVLQAGPDLLTAGDLAARIQVTTGAVTGILNRLERAGYVTRRPDPTDRRRVRVAAVPAAVARVEAAYGPHYTRLMTLFADYTPTELAVITDWFTRATALAHESRAEQSP, from the coding sequence ATGGACGGCAAGTCCCGCCCGCCCGCGACCCCCGCACAGGCGCTGACCGCGATGGACGACCTCATCGCCGCGCACCTGATCGGCCAGCAGGAGATGGCCCGGCGGCTGAACCTGACCGTCACCGACCTCACCTGCTTCGGCTACGTCCTCCAGGCGGGCCCCGACCTGCTGACCGCCGGCGACCTCGCCGCCCGCATCCAGGTCACGACGGGCGCGGTGACGGGCATCCTCAACCGCCTGGAACGCGCGGGCTACGTAACCCGCCGCCCCGACCCCACGGACCGCCGCCGGGTCCGAGTGGCAGCGGTCCCGGCGGCGGTGGCCCGCGTCGAAGCCGCCTACGGCCCCCACTACACCCGCCTGATGACCCTGTTCGCGGACTACACCCCGACCGAACTGGCAGTCATCACCGACTGGTTCACCCGCGCGACAGCCCTGGCCCACGAGTCGAGAGCGGAACAGTCGCCCTGA
- a CDS encoding ArnT family glycosyltransferase has protein sequence MTTQYDQPPQVAVVPPAPRAPLARRAWRGRPEDPSWARPAFWALLAATFVLYLCSLSASGFANSFYSAAVQAGSTSWKAFFFGSLDGGNAITVDKPSAFLWPMELSVRIFGLNSWAVLVPQVLMGTGAVAVVYAAVRRRFSAVAGLVAGAVLALTPVAAMMFRFNNPDAMLALLMALACYFTVRAVEDGRTRWLVWAGVAIGFAFLAKTLQAFLVLPPLAIVHAVCAPVRFGRRLGQLALATLALVVSGGWWVAVVELWPASSRPYIGGSQHNSFLELTFGYNGLGRINGDETGSVGGGGGGMGGGGGRWGSTGWDRMFGAEVGGQVSWLLPAALILLIAGLWATRKLGRTSVTRASFLVWGGSLLITMAVFSFMAGIFHQYYTIALAPYLAAVVGMGAGLLWERREETWAGAALAVTSVASGAWGYVLLGRTSDYLPWLKWLVLVGGLLAALGLLFLGRAPRNLALGAASLGLVAALAGPTAYTLSTVNSAHTGSIPTAGPAGASMMGFGRPGARGEGMRGGFPGGMPGGQGQRGQGQGQGQIPPGGAAGPGFPGQGGQGNGQSKGQGGRNGQGFPGAQGFPGNTRTGESGRMGGAGGAGGLLDGATVSAKAKKLLLADADSYTWVAASTGSQNAASYQLATNKAVMAIGGFNGTDPSPTLAQFKQYVSKGQIHYYIAGGGMGGGMGRTGEARGGFGGMGGNSGTASAISTWVEANFKKVTVGSATFYDLTEKRAG, from the coding sequence ATGACCACCCAGTACGACCAGCCCCCGCAGGTTGCCGTGGTGCCGCCCGCGCCACGGGCCCCGCTCGCCCGGCGGGCGTGGCGCGGCCGGCCCGAGGACCCGAGCTGGGCCCGCCCCGCCTTCTGGGCGCTGCTCGCCGCGACCTTCGTGCTCTACCTCTGCAGCCTGAGTGCCTCCGGCTTCGCCAACTCCTTCTACTCGGCGGCCGTGCAGGCGGGCAGCACCTCCTGGAAGGCCTTCTTCTTCGGCTCGCTGGACGGCGGCAACGCCATCACCGTCGACAAGCCCTCGGCGTTCCTGTGGCCCATGGAGCTGTCGGTCCGGATCTTCGGCCTGAACTCCTGGGCGGTCCTGGTCCCCCAGGTCCTCATGGGCACCGGCGCGGTGGCGGTCGTGTACGCGGCGGTACGGCGCCGGTTCAGCGCGGTGGCCGGACTGGTCGCGGGCGCGGTGCTGGCGCTCACCCCGGTCGCGGCGATGATGTTCCGGTTCAACAACCCGGACGCGATGCTGGCCCTGCTGATGGCGCTGGCCTGCTACTTCACCGTCCGCGCGGTCGAGGACGGCCGGACCCGGTGGCTGGTCTGGGCGGGCGTGGCCATCGGCTTCGCCTTCCTCGCCAAGACCCTCCAGGCGTTCCTGGTCCTGCCTCCGCTGGCGATCGTCCACGCGGTCTGCGCGCCGGTGCGGTTCGGCAGGCGGCTGGGGCAGCTCGCGCTGGCCACGCTCGCGCTGGTGGTGTCGGGCGGTTGGTGGGTCGCGGTGGTCGAGCTGTGGCCGGCCTCGTCCCGCCCGTACATCGGCGGCTCGCAGCACAACAGCTTCCTGGAGCTGACCTTCGGCTACAACGGGCTCGGCCGGATCAACGGTGACGAGACCGGCAGCGTCGGCGGCGGGGGCGGCGGCATGGGCGGCGGCGGGGGCCGCTGGGGCTCGACCGGCTGGGACCGGATGTTCGGCGCCGAGGTCGGCGGCCAGGTCTCCTGGCTGCTCCCGGCCGCGCTGATCCTGCTGATCGCGGGCCTCTGGGCCACCCGCAAGCTGGGCCGCACCTCGGTCACCCGCGCGTCGTTCCTGGTCTGGGGCGGCTCGCTGCTGATCACCATGGCGGTGTTCAGCTTCATGGCCGGCATCTTCCACCAGTACTACACGATCGCCCTCGCGCCGTACCTCGCCGCCGTGGTCGGCATGGGCGCCGGGCTGCTGTGGGAGCGCCGCGAGGAGACCTGGGCCGGTGCCGCGCTGGCGGTCACCTCGGTGGCGTCCGGGGCGTGGGGGTACGTGCTGCTGGGCCGCACCTCCGACTACCTGCCCTGGCTGAAGTGGCTGGTGCTGGTCGGCGGTCTGCTCGCCGCGCTCGGCCTGCTGTTCCTCGGCCGCGCTCCCCGGAACCTGGCGCTCGGCGCGGCCTCGCTGGGCCTGGTCGCGGCACTGGCCGGGCCGACCGCGTACACGCTGAGCACGGTGAACTCCGCTCACACCGGCTCGATTCCGACGGCCGGACCGGCGGGGGCCAGCATGATGGGCTTCGGCCGTCCGGGCGCCCGGGGCGAGGGCATGCGCGGCGGCTTCCCCGGCGGGATGCCGGGCGGGCAGGGCCAGCGGGGCCAGGGCCAGGGCCAGGGCCAGATCCCGCCCGGTGGCGCGGCGGGCCCGGGTTTCCCCGGCCAGGGCGGTCAGGGCAACGGGCAGAGCAAGGGCCAGGGCGGTCGGAACGGCCAGGGTTTCCCGGGCGCCCAGGGCTTCCCCGGCAACACCCGCACCGGCGAATCCGGCCGCATGGGCGGCGCCGGAGGCGCGGGCGGCCTGCTCGACGGCGCCACCGTCTCCGCCAAGGCCAAGAAGCTCCTCCTGGCCGACGCCGATTCCTACACCTGGGTCGCCGCGTCCACCGGTTCGCAGAACGCGGCCAGCTACCAACTCGCCACCAACAAGGCGGTGATGGCGATCGGCGGCTTCAACGGCACCGACCCGTCCCCGACCCTGGCCCAGTTCAAGCAGTACGTCAGCAAGGGCCAGATCCACTACTACATCGCGGGCGGCGGCATGGGTGGCGGCATGGGCCGCACCGGCGAGGCCCGCGGCGGCTTCGGGGGCATGGGCGGCAACAGCGGCACCGCCTCCGCCATCAGCACCTGGGTCGAGGCCAACTTCAAGAAGGTGACGGTCGGTTCGGCCACCTTCTACGACCTCACCGAGAAGAGGGCGGGCTGA
- a CDS encoding sensor histidine kinase, with translation MRRAGTPRTLRTRLVVASVVLIAVVCAVIGTVTTLALHEHLYQQLNGKVKDMAERAVGRPRLNPGAPDPAAAALAAGVATESPAERVTTLLTRGPTQNQTVAACVRGGSIVSGAISEEQKDGSGIFRRMRAAQLSKAQTDALATVPQDGAAHTVHLPGLGDYLARYAESHDSADRYYVALPTADMDGVVDTLILVEVCVTVAGLLAASLAGTVIVGVATRPLRRVARTATRVSELPLHSGEVNLSERVPESECDPHTEVGRVGAALNRMLDHVNGALHARQESETRVRRFVADASHELRTPLASIRGYAELTRRGGEQVGPDTRHALARIESEAGRMTLLVEDLLLLARLDAGRPLQFGRTDLVPLVVDTVSDARAAGLAHVWRLDLPDDPAPVTADAARLQQILVNLLGNARSHTPPGTTVTARVRRQGDRMCVQVEDDGPGIPATLLPHVFERFARGDSARTRATGSTGLGLAIVRAVVTAHGGTVAVESAPGRTVFTVRLPAAGPEPVVRSQPGHSVSTRARQGS, from the coding sequence ATGCGCCGCGCGGGCACCCCGCGCACCCTGCGGACGCGGCTGGTGGTCGCGTCCGTCGTGCTGATCGCCGTGGTCTGCGCGGTGATCGGCACGGTCACCACGCTCGCCCTGCACGAGCACCTGTACCAGCAACTCAACGGCAAGGTGAAGGACATGGCCGAGCGGGCGGTCGGCCGCCCGCGCCTGAACCCCGGCGCGCCGGACCCGGCCGCCGCCGCCCTCGCCGCGGGCGTGGCGACCGAGAGCCCCGCCGAACGGGTCACCACCCTGCTGACCCGGGGGCCCACCCAGAATCAGACCGTCGCCGCCTGCGTGCGCGGCGGCTCGATCGTCTCCGGGGCCATCTCCGAGGAGCAGAAGGACGGCAGTGGCATCTTCCGCCGCATGCGCGCCGCCCAGCTCAGCAAGGCCCAGACCGACGCCCTCGCCACCGTCCCCCAGGACGGCGCCGCCCACACCGTGCACCTCCCCGGCCTCGGCGACTACCTCGCCCGGTACGCGGAGAGCCACGACAGCGCCGACCGGTACTACGTCGCCCTCCCCACCGCCGACATGGACGGTGTCGTCGACACCCTGATCCTGGTCGAGGTCTGCGTCACCGTCGCCGGTCTCCTCGCGGCCTCGCTGGCCGGCACGGTCATCGTCGGCGTCGCCACCCGCCCCCTGCGCCGGGTCGCCCGCACCGCCACCCGGGTCTCCGAACTCCCCCTGCACTCCGGCGAGGTGAACCTCAGCGAGCGTGTCCCGGAGTCCGAGTGCGACCCGCACACCGAGGTCGGCCGGGTCGGCGCCGCGCTCAACCGGATGCTCGACCACGTCAACGGCGCCCTGCACGCCCGCCAGGAGAGCGAGACCCGGGTCCGGCGCTTCGTCGCCGACGCCAGCCACGAGCTGCGTACCCCGCTGGCCTCGATACGCGGCTACGCCGAGCTGACCCGGCGCGGCGGGGAGCAGGTCGGCCCGGACACCCGGCACGCGCTGGCCCGGATCGAGTCCGAGGCGGGCCGGATGACCCTGCTGGTGGAGGACCTGCTGCTGCTGGCCCGGCTGGACGCGGGCCGCCCGCTCCAGTTCGGCCGCACCGATCTGGTCCCGCTCGTCGTGGACACCGTCAGCGACGCCCGCGCGGCCGGCCTCGCCCACGTCTGGCGGCTCGACCTGCCCGACGATCCGGCGCCGGTGACCGCCGACGCGGCCCGGCTCCAGCAGATCCTGGTCAACCTGCTGGGCAACGCCCGCAGCCACACCCCGCCGGGCACCACGGTGACCGCGCGGGTGCGCCGGCAGGGGGACCGGATGTGCGTCCAGGTGGAGGACGACGGACCCGGCATCCCGGCCACGCTGCTGCCGCACGTCTTCGAACGCTTCGCGCGCGGCGACTCCGCCCGCACCCGCGCCACCGGCTCCACCGGGCTCGGCCTCGCCATCGTGCGGGCCGTCGTCACCGCGCACGGCGGCACCGTGGCCGTCGAGAGCGCGCCCGGCCGGACCGTGTTCACCGTACGGCTGCCCGCCGCCGGACCCGAGCCGGTGGTGCGCTCACAGCCGGGCCACAGCGTCAGCACACGGGCGCGACAGGGGAGTTGA
- a CDS encoding SSI family serine proteinase inhibitor: MSALPRRGIASLAVSAVSLLCGLAAAPADAAPALASTSSHARPAAPAQAIPTVPVRTILTPTSTPAPALTTPALPPPPLPDDRTGDHLTLVVHGAGDGRDGVRQLFCHPEAGDHPDPAAACRVLDENTRWGRDTFAPVPPDSICTMIDGGTATAHVTGYWAGRPVDAEFSRRDGCEIDRWDRLVPFLPGAGS; encoded by the coding sequence ATGAGTGCACTCCCGCGGCGCGGCATCGCGTCCCTCGCCGTCTCCGCCGTCTCGCTCCTCTGCGGCCTCGCCGCCGCCCCGGCCGACGCTGCCCCCGCCCTCGCATCCACTTCGAGCCACGCGCGCCCGGCCGCCCCGGCCCAGGCCATCCCCACCGTCCCGGTCCGCACGATCCTCACCCCCACCTCCACTCCGGCCCCTGCCCTCACCACCCCCGCCCTCCCCCCGCCCCCACTCCCCGACGACCGCACCGGCGATCACCTCACCCTCGTAGTCCACGGCGCCGGCGACGGCCGGGACGGCGTACGGCAGCTCTTCTGCCATCCGGAGGCCGGTGATCACCCCGACCCCGCTGCCGCCTGCCGCGTCCTGGACGAGAACACCCGGTGGGGGCGAGACACCTTCGCCCCCGTCCCCCCGGACAGCATCTGCACGATGATCGACGGCGGGACCGCCACCGCTCATGTCACCGGGTACTGGGCCGGCCGCCCCGTGGACGCGGAGTTCAGCCGGCGCGACGGGTGCGAGATCGACCGGTGGGACCGGCTGGTGCCGTTCCTGCCGGGTGCCGGGTCGTAG
- a CDS encoding DUF2797 domain-containing protein, translating into MAAQMWTCTGLRWSPEGPELVWSGGRRSALTWGKRVAFGVREDTVRRCVGARGHACPTRTPVPARSTGARCEECARLDRAHSVAADTIADDPRPYRVYLAWFGPGMVKVGITAEERGPARLLEQGAVSFSWLGTGPLMAARRTEELLRAALGVPDRIPYAQKRAVRAALPAGPEERAAEVRELHARAVALGNWPESVRREPCQVVDHMGDFHLRHAEPATGAVTELVAGGRVAGELVAAAGPDLHLDTGGPRGVLVLDTRLLPGWELIPAQQDGEITVPVKDFAARQDGLF; encoded by the coding sequence ATGGCAGCACAGATGTGGACGTGTACGGGACTGCGCTGGTCCCCGGAGGGGCCGGAGCTGGTCTGGTCCGGTGGCCGGCGCAGCGCGCTGACGTGGGGGAAGCGGGTCGCCTTCGGCGTCCGGGAGGACACCGTACGGAGGTGCGTGGGCGCCCGGGGCCACGCGTGCCCCACCCGCACCCCCGTACCGGCGCGCAGCACCGGCGCCCGCTGCGAGGAGTGCGCCAGGCTGGACCGCGCGCACTCCGTGGCCGCCGACACGATCGCCGACGACCCCCGCCCGTACCGCGTCTACCTCGCCTGGTTCGGCCCCGGCATGGTCAAGGTCGGCATCACCGCCGAAGAGCGCGGGCCGGCGCGGCTGCTGGAGCAGGGCGCCGTCAGTTTCAGCTGGCTCGGTACCGGCCCGCTGATGGCCGCCCGGCGCACCGAGGAGCTGCTGCGGGCCGCGCTCGGCGTCCCGGACCGGATTCCGTACGCCCAGAAGCGCGCCGTACGGGCCGCCCTCCCCGCCGGTCCCGAGGAGCGGGCGGCGGAGGTGCGGGAGCTGCACGCACGGGCCGTCGCACTCGGGAACTGGCCGGAGTCCGTGAGGCGAGAACCGTGTCAAGTCGTCGACCACATGGGTGACTTCCACCTCCGGCACGCCGAGCCCGCCACCGGCGCCGTCACCGAGCTGGTCGCCGGAGGACGCGTGGCAGGGGAACTCGTCGCCGCCGCAGGGCCCGACCTGCACCTGGACACCGGCGGACCCAGAGGCGTACTGGTGCTCGACACCCGTCTGCTCCCCGGCTGGGAGCTGATCCCGGCTCAGCAGGACGGCGAAATCACCGTGCCGGTAAAGGACTTCGCCGCCCGCCAGGACGGCCTCTTCTGA
- a CDS encoding response regulator transcription factor, whose translation MTTISPQGRTELLRPDGSPVRVLVVDDELSITELLSMALRYEGWRIRSAGDGQGALRAAREFRPDAVVLDMMLPDMDGLTVLSRLRRELPDVPVLFLTAKDAVEDRIAGLTAGGDDYVTKPFSLEEVVARLRGLIRRSGATDRRPDSVLVVGDLSLDEDSHEVWRGEDSIHLTATEFELLRFLMRNPRRVLSKAQILDRVWSYDFGGQANVVELYISYLRRKIDAGREPMIHTRRGAGYLIKPAVS comes from the coding sequence ATGACCACGATCTCGCCCCAGGGGCGCACCGAACTGCTGAGGCCGGACGGCAGCCCCGTCCGCGTGCTGGTGGTGGACGACGAGCTGTCGATCACCGAACTCCTGAGCATGGCGCTGCGCTACGAGGGCTGGCGGATAAGGAGTGCCGGGGACGGGCAGGGCGCGCTGCGCGCGGCGCGCGAGTTCCGGCCGGACGCCGTGGTCCTGGACATGATGCTGCCGGACATGGACGGCCTGACCGTGCTGAGCCGGCTGCGCCGTGAACTCCCTGACGTACCCGTGCTGTTCCTCACCGCCAAGGACGCGGTGGAGGACCGTATCGCCGGACTCACGGCGGGCGGGGACGACTACGTCACCAAGCCGTTCAGCCTGGAGGAGGTCGTGGCCCGGCTGCGCGGGCTGATCCGGCGCTCCGGCGCCACCGACCGGCGCCCGGACTCCGTGCTGGTGGTGGGCGACCTCAGCCTGGACGAGGACAGCCACGAGGTGTGGCGGGGCGAGGACTCCATCCACCTGACCGCCACCGAGTTCGAGCTGCTCCGCTTCCTGATGCGCAACCCGCGCCGGGTGCTGAGCAAGGCGCAGATACTGGACCGGGTCTGGTCGTACGACTTCGGCGGGCAGGCGAACGTCGTGGAGCTGTACATCTCCTATCTGCGCCGGAAGATCGACGCCGGCCGGGAGCCGATGATCCACACCCGCCGGGGAGCTGGCTATCTGATCAAGCCCGCCGTGTCGTGA
- a CDS encoding bifunctional glycosyltransferase family 2/GtrA family protein: MRTDSSPGTLPAREHLPATAAGTPVLDVVIPVYNEEKDLRRCVLRLREHLARTFPYAFRVTIADNASTDGTPLIAAELAARYPEVAGVRLERKGRGRALRTVWSASDAPVLAYMDVDLSTDLNALLPLVAPLISGHSDLAIGSRLSRTSRVVRGTKREFISRAYNLILRGSLQARFSDAQCGFKAIRREVAQVLLPLVEDTGWFFDTEMLVLAERAGLRIHEVPVDWVDDPDSTVHLVRTATDDLKGVWRVGRALTTGSLPLDRLARPFGDDPRDREITDVPKGLARQLVGFCVVGGLSTLFYLLLYSGFRQFCGSQAANALALLLSALANTAANRRLTFGVRGRGGAVRHQAQGLVVFAIGLALTSGSLAALNAATTSPAHTAEIAVLVVANLAATVLRFLLFRAWVFPDRRDPAPVPAPTAPAYAEPTTISTGDPR; encoded by the coding sequence ATGCGAACCGACTCTTCTCCCGGCACCCTCCCGGCACGGGAGCACCTCCCGGCCACGGCCGCCGGCACCCCGGTGCTGGACGTGGTGATCCCCGTCTACAACGAGGAGAAGGACCTGCGCCGGTGTGTGCTCAGACTGCGGGAGCACCTGGCGCGCACCTTCCCCTACGCCTTCCGGGTCACCATCGCGGACAACGCCTCCACCGACGGCACCCCGCTCATCGCCGCCGAACTCGCCGCCCGGTACCCGGAGGTGGCCGGCGTCCGGCTGGAGCGCAAGGGCCGGGGACGCGCCCTGCGCACGGTGTGGTCCGCCTCCGACGCGCCGGTCCTCGCGTACATGGACGTCGACCTCTCCACCGACCTCAACGCCCTGCTCCCGCTGGTCGCCCCGCTGATCTCGGGCCACTCCGACCTGGCGATCGGCTCCCGGCTCAGCCGGACCTCGCGGGTGGTGCGCGGGACGAAGCGGGAGTTCATCAGCCGGGCCTACAACCTGATCCTGCGCGGCTCGCTCCAGGCGCGCTTCTCCGACGCCCAGTGCGGCTTCAAGGCGATCCGGCGCGAGGTGGCCCAGGTGCTGCTGCCGCTGGTGGAGGACACCGGCTGGTTCTTCGACACCGAGATGCTGGTGCTGGCCGAGCGGGCCGGGCTGCGCATCCACGAGGTGCCGGTCGACTGGGTCGACGACCCGGACTCCACCGTGCACCTCGTGCGCACCGCGACCGACGACCTGAAGGGGGTGTGGCGGGTGGGGCGGGCGCTCACCACCGGTTCGCTGCCGCTGGACCGGCTGGCCCGGCCGTTCGGCGACGACCCCCGGGACCGCGAGATCACCGACGTGCCCAAGGGGCTGGCCCGCCAGCTCGTCGGGTTCTGCGTGGTCGGCGGTCTCTCCACCCTGTTCTATCTGCTGCTCTACAGCGGCTTCCGGCAGTTCTGCGGCTCGCAGGCGGCCAACGCGCTCGCCCTGCTGCTCTCCGCGCTCGCCAACACGGCCGCGAACCGGCGCCTCACCTTCGGGGTGCGCGGCCGGGGCGGAGCGGTACGCCACCAGGCGCAGGGCCTGGTCGTCTTCGCCATCGGCCTCGCCCTGACCAGCGGCTCGCTGGCCGCCCTGAACGCGGCCACCACCAGCCCCGCGCACACCGCAGAGATCGCCGTCCTGGTCGTCGCCAACCTCGCCGCGACCGTCCTGCGCTTCCTCCTCTTCCGCGCCTGGGTCTTCCCGGACCGCCGCGACCCCGCGCCGGTGCCCGCCCCGACCGCGCCCGCGTACGCCGAACCCACCACCATCTCTACGGGGGACCCCCGATGA
- a CDS encoding BRO-N domain-containing protein — translation MYEHYDTTRLPERDAIDIDDFVFAATGARVRRLTTPDGEHWFPAVDVATRLGYVNTRQALLHHVPTDGHQSLEDLARSVYGEDTLRKIAGRGLKKSMRMVNLRSLITLVNACTKPECAPFKAWVSEVIVTIQRDGTYSLDPAPLQTTPGTSYVMPAQVADAIVRLEERNLRADEALAAAQEEHLAELRRANDERGKVSEHLARQTEQLGTLTHQVTGVQHVLTRIADALDQIVDRMRPAPTPQDPPLTAQHLLATWRDRNLVVTEDVHAVAAHLAPGLVRGPVACRLEDVATRTGLTLARVHDCVRMLIKRGCVRQSGSVADGVPVYTLP, via the coding sequence ATGTACGAGCACTACGACACGACCAGGCTGCCCGAGCGGGACGCGATCGACATCGACGACTTCGTCTTCGCGGCGACTGGAGCCCGGGTGCGGAGGCTGACCACGCCGGACGGTGAACACTGGTTCCCGGCCGTGGACGTGGCGACGAGGCTGGGCTACGTGAACACCCGGCAGGCCCTGCTGCACCATGTCCCGACGGATGGGCACCAGAGCCTCGAAGATCTTGCACGAAGCGTCTATGGAGAAGACACTTTGCGCAAAATCGCAGGTCGCGGGCTCAAGAAGTCGATGCGGATGGTGAATCTCCGATCTCTGATCACCCTCGTGAACGCCTGCACCAAGCCAGAGTGTGCCCCCTTCAAAGCCTGGGTCTCCGAAGTCATCGTCACCATCCAGCGCGACGGCACCTACAGCCTCGACCCCGCCCCCCTCCAGACCACCCCGGGCACCTCCTACGTCATGCCCGCACAGGTCGCCGACGCCATCGTCCGCCTGGAGGAGCGCAACCTCCGGGCCGACGAGGCACTCGCCGCCGCCCAGGAAGAACACCTCGCGGAACTCCGCCGGGCGAACGACGAGCGCGGCAAGGTCAGCGAGCACCTGGCCCGGCAGACCGAACAGCTGGGCACCCTCACCCACCAAGTGACCGGCGTCCAGCACGTCCTCACCCGCATCGCCGACGCCCTGGACCAGATCGTCGACCGCATGCGCCCCGCCCCGACGCCCCAAGACCCCCCGCTCACCGCCCAGCACCTCCTCGCCACCTGGCGCGACCGCAACCTCGTCGTCACCGAGGACGTGCACGCGGTGGCCGCGCACCTGGCCCCCGGCCTGGTCCGCGGCCCCGTCGCCTGCCGCCTGGAGGACGTGGCCACCCGCACCGGCCTCACGCTCGCCCGCGTCCACGACTGTGTACGCATGCTGATCAAGCGGGGCTGTGTACGGCAGAGCGGCAGCGTGGCGGACGGCGTCCCCGTCTACACGCTCCCGTAG
- a CDS encoding HGxxPAAW family protein: protein MSLYDEGHTIAGWTGCAVATLGSGVVGAGVCTGSVPALVGGAVLVAGSVLVTWVLHLSGWGKPPGVRPREEWRLGVRDTQARTGHPGCVGCALAGRRPAAAPVVNRAESIPLSSIE from the coding sequence ATGAGTCTGTACGACGAGGGTCACACGATCGCGGGGTGGACCGGGTGCGCCGTCGCCACCCTCGGCAGCGGTGTCGTGGGCGCGGGCGTGTGTACGGGGTCGGTGCCCGCGCTGGTGGGTGGGGCGGTGCTCGTCGCGGGCAGCGTGCTGGTCACCTGGGTGCTCCACCTGAGTGGGTGGGGGAAGCCGCCCGGCGTCCGGCCGCGGGAGGAATGGCGGCTGGGGGTGCGGGACACGCAGGCCCGTACTGGGCACCCCGGGTGTGTGGGCTGTGCTCTGGCGGGCCGGCGTCCGGCCGCCGCGCCCGTGGTCAACCGTGCCGAATCGATACCTCTGTCTTCTATCGAGTGA